The following is a genomic window from Colletotrichum lupini chromosome 5, complete sequence.
ACTTCGGTTGCGGCCGACTATTGGGTACCAGAGGAATTTCAGGACAATCATATGAAGGGACATGATACATCAACACAAAACCGCATCGCCTTGGTTCCTGATGCAGACCATCATTTCGTGGGATATTGTTTTGCCCAGGCCAACGACCAATCACCGAACATGATCTCCGGGCCTCTGCGTTTGTTTTCTTAATAAGGTGCTGCTATAGTCCTTAACCACACCGCCTGCCTCATCGTCTCGCAGAACAGGGGCCCAGCAGATCTCTGTTTCGAACTCCCTCCGTCTGTAATGCGAGCCATCAAATTTGGGATCTACAGGGCACTGACATTCACAAACCAATTCGTCTTTGGTGATTCCGTCAGCAACAAGTCATCTCATGTGGACTTTGAGAGGTTTGGTGACTAGAGCGAGCAGAACCAATCGGCGATCCAAACCCAACCCATAAGTGAATCGCCTCACCTGAGCTATAGAATAAGGTTCGATCGAGTCGGCCAACCGTCGACGGAGCATTATCAAGCCTCGAAGCAGCCCGCTAGGCCGATGTCCATTATCGAAGCCTGAAAGTGGCTTTTCAAGACTACAGTTGAAGCTCTCGGGAAGAACCCCTGAGTCTTGACAAGCTCTCCAGCTCTTATTACGACTCACTACCCGATCATTGATCTACCCTAGGTGCTGCCTCTAAGTCAAAGGAAACACTAACCCTCTGGCTCCATTTCAGCCCCGAGCCCGGGCTGCGTCGAGTCCCCAGCTTCTGCGCCCAACGCCCGACAGTTAAGGATCAATCATCCCGCCCCTCGTGTACACAGATAGCGTGTACAGAAGTACGGTTATTACGGGCAGACGAGCAGAGTACGGTACGCTGGTCACCGCGCCGCCGATAGTCTTAGAGCTCAAGCCTGCCACAGGGCAGGTCAACCTTGCCCTGGATAACTTGGACTGGCATGCGATGGCAGAAACAAGACAGGGTCCGAGCTGATCAAGGGATGCATGCCTCCTTTTCTCTCTGGTGTACACTCTGGCATCTGGGTTGCCAATTGCCTTCTCTGCCCCATTCCGTCCGTCCCGTTTTCCGTTCTTCGGGCTTCCGAGCGGCGTCCACAACTCAACCTTTCTTCCTCTCCTTTGTTACAGCTGCAAATACACTCATGGGCTGATGATTCTAGAAGCACTGACCAACGCAGACGGCCAAAGTCATGGTCTAATCTCCCATATTCCCGTTTCATGGAGGCTCCTTCTTGGCCGGCAATCCATCGCCTTCAGTCCCAAGTTACTGATTCAAATATTTCATCCAACGTCAGGGGATCTTATTGAGTTGACCAAATGGTAGATCAGTTGACACTGAGAACAGCCAAAGTTTCGCACGAGGAGGCTTGCACCACTGGCAACCTCTATCGACGGGAGAGTTACTTCCTGGCTTCAAGAGCTGAAACAGCCGGCCAGAATAACTCGAACTTAGACTCATCCATCGCCATCGTGTGCCTAGGTACTCTGTGACTATTTGCTTTCTGTTGTGTAGACAGACGGCACGGAGACAAATGTCTCTCTATGAATGGGCCGATCCAACATTCCACTTTCCTCAGACAACTTCCTCACCGTCTTTCCAGATCTCGTGGATATTCCGACTTCTTATTGATCAGCCATAGCTAACCAATATCCGTTTCTGTGGCTCTTGGGTCTCCCCTTTCCATGGGCAATCAGCCAGACGGGTTTGGAGGAACGGGTGCGGGAGGCGTGGCCGTACAGGCAGAGACGCACACCAACAACTAAGCTCGTTGCCGCTGGATCGTAGACAATGTGGTCAAGCTCCAGTGGGTTTACTGTTCCTGCAAGACGAGGCCATTTCCAATGTGCGTTCTGATACGGGTAAGTGGTAGGGAAGGGATGGGGGCCATGGATGACATTTGCTGTGTGGCAGAAGCTTACTGGAGCATGTGATGGCTGCCACGGGCTCTGTGGATTGCGGTCTGCGGCCTGCTGGCATCGGACCCAGTTCCCCATGCTGCGGCCCAAATCACATGCAGCGGAGGCTTGCAGCTTGAGGGGAGCTTCCGCCGGTCCAGCCGGGCAGCTCCAATGACATTCCCCATGCACCAATCCACATCGTAACCTCAACGTCTCACACAGCTTCACAGCTTCCGGACATTTTGGACAAACTTAGCTCAAGCGCATCTGAGCTATCTACGCAGAAGACAAACACAGATCGCGTTACCATCCGTCTCATCATCCCCTTGCTTTTGCAGCGAACTGCACGCGCACCCACACTGCCAGGCGGCTGTCCGCTAAACGATGACGTGACCTCCCTTCAACGACCATCAACCCACCATCAAACGAAACAACCGCCGGCGCATCCTCTGCTACAACTACCACCACACACCCTGCGCAGAAGGTACGAATCATGGACGAGTATACGGCCGACCTCTTCATATCTCGCGACGATGCCTCGGATCATCAGCCCCATGCGCAGCCACCTCCGACTGTGGTGGTTGACGAGTGGCCTCACGATTCCGACGTCAGCGAGGGCACCCCGTCCAAGAAGTCTCCCTCCGGCCTGCGCTCGCGCATCGCGAATAACCTCAGCAAGAAGACGAGCATTCAAGATCGTCTAGTCGAGAGGTGAAGCCTACTTTCTCATAGCCACAACTCTATCTTCTTGAGAAAGAAACTGACGCTAACTGAACCGCTTCACCCAGGCTCCTCCAACAGGTCATCCCCGAGAGCTCTGATGGCCTCACAAGCGGCGGCGACGATCCCCTCGCCCCGGGCTTCTCCCCGGACAAGACGAGCACCTTTTCCGAGCGGCCCAACTTCAACATCACCACAATGTCCAACAATTTCCGCCGCTTCAACGCCCGCATCGGCGTCGTCTTCAAGTTCCAGGCCCGCGTCGTCCGCCTCCTCAGCTGGCGCCGCCCAACACACACCCTATCCCTCCTCGCCGTCTATACATTTGTCTGTCTGGACCCGTACCTCTTAACCGTCGTGCCCCTCGCCGGCTTCCTCCTCGCCGTCTTCATCCCTTCCTTCCTCGCCCGCCACCCGGCTCCGCCCTCCGGCACCCTATCCTCGGAGCAATCAGTCGGCTACTCCCCAAAAGGTCCGCCCCTTGCCCCCGCCCGGACTGTGAAGCCCGTCAAGGAGCTTAGCAAGGACTTCTTCCGCAACATGCGCGACCTTCAAAACTCAATGGACGACTTCTGCGTCGCCCACGACGGCGTTGTCGCCACCGTCCTCCCCATCACGAACTTCTCCAACGAGGCCCTCTCTTCGGCCCTCTTCCTCGCCCTCACCCTCACCACGGTCCTCATGACCACCTTCGCCTCCCTCCTCCCCTGGCGCCTCATCGCCCTCCTCGCAGGCTGGGCCGCCATCCTCTCGGGCCACCCGGCCATCGCCCCTCTGCTGACGCACACCCACGACACCCACGTCGCGCCCCACGAGGCCCAAGCCCGCTCCAGCGTGGACGCCTGGATCGCGGGCGACATCATCCTCGACTCGGCGCCCGAGACGCGCGAGGTCGAGATTTTCGAGCTCCAGCGCGCGTCCCACGATGAGTGGGAGCCCTGGCTCTTCTCACCCTCCCCCTACGACCCGCTCTCCCAGCCCCGCATCGCCGGCGATCGGCCCCGTGGCACGCGCTTCTTCGAGGACGTGTTACCGCCCGACGGGTGGGTTTGGTCCGAGAAGAAGTGGGCGCTGGACCTGTGGAGCAGGGAGTGGGTGGAGGAGCGCATCATTACGGGCGTCGAGGTCGAGACGGAGGGGGAGAGGTGGGTTTACGACATGTTTGACGAGAATAGTGCTGCTGGCGGCGGCTTCGGGGGCCCGGTGGACTCGTCGCCGACAACGACGGGGAAGGGGAAGGCGAGAGTTCCTAGCGCGCCGCTCTCGGGGTGGGAGGAAGGGGAGGACGGGACGGGAAAGAGGGGGGAATGGAGGCGGCGGAGGTGGGTTAGGCTCGTCAAGAGGCGGGCTACGACGAGTACTGCTTGAGGGGGTTAGACGAACGGATTGTATAGTATGGTGATGATAATGACGTGATATTTAATGGGCAGTCGCTTCCAACGTGACCCTCTGATATAAATGTGGACATGAGGTCCTCTCTAGATTTGAGACTGTACACTAGATCAGATGTGTCCCGCTCGTAGCTCGAGTGTTCTTGATGGAGTACCGGTCAACCCATCACAGCAGTTGTCGAGACGTTTTTTTGCAGTTCAAAAGTCGTTATCCTAGTGAAGTTACTCTACGAGTGTCTCTCGCCGTCCCGGGTCATCACCTGCGA
Proteins encoded in this region:
- a CDS encoding integral peroxisomal membrane peroxin; amino-acid sequence: MDEYTADLFISRDDASDHQPHAQPPPTVVVDEWPHDSDVSEGTPSKKSPSGLRSRIANNLSKKTSIQDRLVERLLQQVIPESSDGLTSGGDDPLAPGFSPDKTSTFSERPNFNITTMSNNFRRFNARIGVVFKFQARVVRLLSWRRPTHTLSLLAVYTFVCLDPYLLTVVPLAGFLLAVFIPSFLARHPAPPSGTLSSEQSVGYSPKGPPLAPARTVKPVKELSKDFFRNMRDLQNSMDDFCVAHDGVVATVLPITNFSNEALSSALFLALTLTTVLMTTFASLLPWRLIALLAGWAAILSGHPAIAPLLTHTHDTHVAPHEAQARSSVDAWIAGDIILDSAPETREVEIFELQRASHDEWEPWLFSPSPYDPLSQPRIAGDRPRGTRFFEDVLPPDGWVWSEKKWALDLWSREWVEERIITGVEVETEGERWVYDMFDENSAAGGGFGGPVDSSPTTTGKGKARVPSAPLSGWEEGEDGTGKRGEWRRRRWVRLVKRRATTSTA